A stretch of DNA from Alicyclobacillus acidocaldarius subsp. acidocaldarius Tc-4-1:
TATGAACTCCAAGTCGACCAGGAAGCTTTCCTCATCCGCGTTCGAGCGGGACGGCCGAGGCAGAAGCGGATTGTGCTCCGCGCCGATGAACGCGGATTTTCCGTCAGCGCTCCACGTTGGGCTCCATGGAATCTCGTGGAGAAGGTCATCCGGCAGAACGTATCTTGGCTGCGAGAGACTCAGGCCAAGACCTTCACCGCGATGCCACAGCTCAAGGTGGGCGACGAGATCCGAATCCTCGGGCAGCCCTACGTGATCCGCACGTGGGCAAAGACGGGCTGCGACATCGATCACGCCACCCACATCGTGTGGGTGGCTGAGTACGCGGACGACGTACACGCGCAAGTGTATGCGATGCTCCGCGAACTGGCCCTAAAGCATCTGCCGAGGCGAGCGATGATGTGGGCGGAGAACATGGCGCTTCGACCTTCGCGCATTGGGGTCAAGGCGCAGCGGAGCCGTTGGGGGAGTTGCACGAGCAAGGGGCACATCTACTTGAACTGGCGACTCATCCAGGCGCCTGAAGCCGTAGTAGACTACGTGGTTATCCACGAACTTGCACACCTGGCCCACATGAACCATGGCCCGGAGTTTTGGAAACTCGTAGAGCGCTTTATGCCAAACTGGCAGGCGCAGCGAACGTGGCTGCGCCTGCACGGTTCCGAATTGTTCCGATTGGATCCGGAGGCGAAACCGTAGCCCCACGCTTCACGCCTGCCCGAGATACTTGGTTGCGAGTGCGACAAGCGCGCGGCATCCGACGACAAGGGCGTTTTCGTCGATATCAAAGCGTGGATGATGGTGCGGATACGCGTCTCGGTCGGAGCGGCGAATGCCCGTGAAGAAAAACGTACCGGGTACCACCGTTTGATACGCCGAGAAATCTTCGCCGCCCATCGTCGGCTCGGCGTCCGTGACGAGATCGCCGAACTCCTCCTCGAGGGTGGCTCGTACAAAGGCCGTGAGTTCTGGATCGTTTACCACCGGTCGGTAGCCCCGCTCGTAACGAAACTCGTACGACGCGCCCTGCGCTTCCGCGATGCCCTTGATCAAGGCCTCCATCGCTTGTGCGGCCCAGGTGCGGCGTTCTTCGCGGAACGTCCGCACCGTACCGCAGAGCTCTACTTCGTTCGGAATGACGTTGTCCGCGGTCCCGCCGACGAACTTGGTCACGCTCAGCACAAACGGCTCAAACGGGTCCACCCGCCGGCTGGCGAGCTGCTGGAGACTCACGACGATTTGGGCACCGATGGCGATAGGGTCCACCGTGAGATGAGGCTGCGCCGCGTGTCCACCTTGCCCGATAATGCGGATGTGAAACGTATCCGGCGCAGCCATGAGCTCACCTGCGCGCACGCCAATGCGGCAGCTCTCCATACCTTGCCAAAGATGCTGACCGATCACGGCGTCGACGCCGTTCAACACACCGGCATCCACTAACTCCTGAGCGCCACCCGGCGTCAATTCCTCCGCGTGTTGAAAAATGAACCGGATCTCGCCGCGCAGTTGGTCGCGGTGTGCGGCGAGCACCTTGCATGCGCCGAGCAACATGGCAGTGTGTCCGTCGTGACCGCACGCGTGCATCACACCCGGATTCTTCGATGCAAAGGGAAGCCCGGTGTCTTCCTCGATGGGAAGCGCGTCGATGTCCGCGCGTAGCGCGAGGACACGGCCTGGGCGGCCGGTGACCAATCGAGCCACGACACTTGTCTCGGTGGGTCGGCTGATCTCGAACGCCCCCATCTTCGTCAGCTCTTGCTCGATGAACGCCGCTGTCTCCCGCTCTTGAAAACTGAGTTCCGGATGTTCGTGCAAATGTCGGCGCCACGCGACGAGATCGCCGCGAATGGCCTCCACTTCGCGGGCGAGATCCACCATCTCCGGTCCTCTCCTCTCTTAGCCGTGGAGGGTCATCATCCACGTGGTCAAGCCTTCCACGTCGACTTGTTCACCAATGTAAAACGGTCCGAATTCAGCGAAACGAGCGCTCGACTCGTCGAACCGCATCTCGTAGATCAGCTTCTTGAAATGGATCGGATCGTCCGCGTAGAGTGTCACACCCCATTCCCAGTCATCCAGGCCAACGGAACCAGAGATGATCTGTTTGACCTTTCCGGCAAACTGACGGCCAATTTGCCCATGTGCCATCAGATGCTTCCTGCGTTCGCCTTCATCGAGCATGTACCAATTGTCGGGATGCGTGCGGCGCTTGTTCATCGGGTAAAAGCACACGTACCGCATTTCGGGCACGGGAGGTTTCAATCTCAACTGGAGCGCTTCGTCTTGCTCGACGTCGACGCCCGGCTTGGCGAGGTATCCGCCGAGCTCGACCACCGACACATAGGAATACGCTCGGTCCGTGAAATTTGCCAAGCGCGTCGCCTCAAACCTCGCTTTGACATCGTTTAACTCGCCGATGGTGGGCCGCATGTACAAAACAGCAGATCCGCTTTTGTGCCCGCAATGACGAACTGCCCAAAGCTGCCCCAAACGCGCGCGCTGTGCCTCGAGCTCACCTTGGACAAACGCGCCGAAGTCGCGCAACACGGCGGCGGCCGTGTGCGGATCCGTCTTCTTCCACGCCTCGCGCCGGATGACGCGGAAGTCGTGGAGCACGTACCATCCCTCCAGCGTGTGCGGTGCCGGCATCGTGTCACCCTCCCTCTGCCGTAACATTACCACAACGGCCATGAGCGGCCAAAAATCTCGACCGCGGCGGACATGCAGGTCTCGCGTCGCGCATACGATGTTCTAAAGACCTGCTGAGCCAAGGGGTGAGCCGATGCGCAAGTGGAAAGGATGGATGGCATCCACGTCTTGGATGCTCGGCGGTTACGGCATCTGGTCCTGTTTGGCGCTCGCGCGGGCCGGTGCCGCCGCGGACATTCCCCAGCTCGAAGCTGCCGGTGCAGCGGAATTGACCGCGGCTTTGGCCTGGATCCTGGCAGGATGCATCGCCGTCTGGAGATTGTCGGGCGCCGCAGTTCTGCAGTTCGCCAATGCGCTTTGGACGGCATCGCTCGCTTGGTATTATCAGGACGACATGGCCTGGCTCTGGAGCGGAGCCTGCGCCCTTCTCGGTGTATTGGCCGTGACAGGCGCAAAGAGAGGCAACAGGCGTTCGCGGCCTGCCGACTTGGTCTAACCGACGCGGTGTTCCATCCGAAGCCGATCCGCAATCATCGCAATGAATTCCGAATTCGTGGGTTTGGTCTTGGCGGCCGAAACCGTGTACCCAAACACGCGGCGAATGGCCTCCATATTGCCGCGGCCCCACGCGACCTCGATGGAGTGGCGAATCGCGCGCTCGACGCGCGAAGGCGTCGTCTTGAATCGCTGCGCAATCTTGGGATACAACACCTTCGTGATGGAACCGAGGATCTCGACGTCCTCATACACGAGGCCTATCGCCTCGCGCAGGTAGTGGTACCCCTTGATATGCGCCGGTACGCCGATCTCGTGGATGATTTGTGTGATCTGCGCGTCAATGGAGCGACGCGAGGAAGGTGACGGCGCGGACATGGACGTCGCAACGACCTGAGATGTCGCGGCCACCGGCGCGGGCGCCTCGAACATCACCTGGCGAATGCGCTCGGCCAGCACCGGCATGTCGAACGGCTTCAGGATAAAGTACGACACCCCGAGCTCCGCGGCGCGCCGGGTGACGCTCTCCTGACCAAATGCGGTGAGCATAATGACCTTCGGCGGATGATCCGTGACTTCCGAAAGGCGCTCCAGAGCCCCAAGCCCGTCCAACACGGGCATGATGATGTCGAGAATTAAGACATCCGGCCCCGTTTCGCGCACCAGATGGAGCACCTCCGTGCCGTTGTGCGCGATCCCGCAGACCTCCATATCCGGCTGTCCGGAAATGAATTCGCTCAACAACTCTGCGAATTCATGGTGATCATCGGCTAACAAGATCTTCATGCGTGTTGACACGGCCATACCCCCTCTGCAATCCTCCGGACATACCAATTNGACGTGAAGCCCGAGACTCCTGTCAAAACTATGTAAAAAATTTCGCCTTTATGTCACCTTTTTCGACAAAAAGCGACAAGGGCCACGCCCTCGGTGGCCCTTGTTGGTCACGCCGCTTGCGCTCGCTCGGCAGCAGTCGGCGCAAAGGTGAGTTCGTGCTGATGGGGATGAAGCATCCAGTACGCGTACACGCCATAACCGCGGACGGGATCGGACACGAACACGTGCGTGACGGCGCCCACCAGCCTCCCGTCCTGTACGATGGGGCTCCCGCTCATGCCCTGGACAATGCCGCCGGCGGCTTGAAGAAGCCTTGGATCGACGACGCGGATGATCATGCTCTTGGTCGACGGACTCATTTGTCGAGCCGTATGCTCGATGACCACCTGAAACGCCTCGATCTTCTCGCCGTGGAGCACCGTGTAAAGAACGGCCGGCCCTGGGTGCACTTGTCCCGGCAGTGCCACAGGAATGGGCCCAGGCAGTGGAGACGTGCGCGTCGCGAAGGCGGCGTCCATGCGCCCGAACACGCCGTACGGCGTGTTTTCGTCGATCTCGCCGACCTCCCGGTTCACCCCGCGGAACACGCCCTTTTTCTCGCCGGGTTGCCCGGCTTTGCCGGCCTGAATGCCCAAGATGGCGGCTGGATACACCGAGCCGTGCCCTTGAATCGGCTGACCCGTGTCCGCGTCGGTGACAAGGTGCCCCAACGCTGCAAACCGGCCGGTGGCCGGATCGTAAAAGGTCAGGGTCCCCACGCCGACGGCCTTGTCGCGCACATACACTCCGAGTTCTGGCACACCGTGCACGTCCCGGATCTCAATTTCACGCAGCTTGTCGCCCCTCGCTACAAGTAGGCGAAATGGCGCGCGCTTGTCCCGAAGTGCCGCCTGCAGGTCCTTTGCCGTGTGCACGGGCACCCCGTCGACCGAAAGAATGACATCGCCCACCTCGATGTGATGCGCCTCGGCGAGGCTAATCCCTTGCGTCGCCCGCCGGTACCCAATCACCATGGGCCCCTCGGAAAGCAAGCGGATGCCCACCGCCTGTCCTCCCACGATGACCCGTTCGGCAGGCTCGACATGAACCCGTGTGCGCCATGGAATGAAGCCGAAGATGCGATCCGTCACGTCGAAATCTCCCGCATCCGCGGTCACTGTGACGGCTCCCGGTGGATCGACCGGCCGGACCCACGCGTGCATGGAGAAGGGATGAAACGACCGGAGGGCTATCTCGTCGTCCGTGGACATTTCGACTGATGTGGGCAGTTCCACCAGCTGGCGAACCGGCGGAATCCAGAGAAGCGCTGTGGCAGCCACGAGGACGGCGACTTTGAGCGCGCGCAGCCAACCCGCCATGGTGCATCCCCCTTCCCGTGAGTAACACCTCGTCTTGCGTGCATCTAAGGTGCCCCCGGCGGGTGGTCGTATGACCGCAAAAAGCTCCCCGAACCGCCGTCACGTGGACTGGCTTCGGAAGCTTTCCAAAAGCGCGCGCGCGTGCATCCGGGCGGTCGCATCCGACAAATCCGAACCGAGAAGCCTGGCGATCTCCTCGATGCGACCACCGTCGTCCAATCGCGTCACACGGGAGATGGCGCGCTCGGCGTCCGATGCTTTGGCGACAAGATAGTGCACGTATCCCGCGGCGGCTACCTGCGGAGAATGGGTGACACACAGCACCTGTTTCTCCCGCCCGAGTTCGCGCAGCATCTCCGCCACGCGCAGCGCCGCTTCTCCGCTCACGCCCTGATCGATCTCGTCGAAGATCAACGTGTCCGTGCGTTCGAGGTTGGCGATTACGACCTTGACTGCGAGTAGCATGCGCGAAAGCTCGCCACCAGATGCAACTTTCTGTAACGTCATCAGAGGTTGTCCCGGATTTGCGCGAAACAGAAAACGAATCTCGTCCCAGCCATGTTCGGTCGGCGCGTCAACGCGCGGACGCACTTCGATCTCGCATTCCGCATGCGCCATGGAAAGCCGAGCGAGCGAACTGGAAATCGCGGCTCCGAGCGACCTCGCCGCGCGAACCCTCGCCTTGTGAAGGCGCTCCGCGATGTCGCGGTACGCGGCTTCACGACGCTCCACCTCGGCCTCAAGTTCCGCGATGCGCTCTTCGTGTTTCGACCAAGCGTCGAGTTGGGCTCGCGCGCGTTCCAAGTGGGCGAGCATCTCCTCAGTGGTCGCGCCGTATTTGCGCGACAGCCTACGGATGAGCGCCAGACGCTCCTCAATTTCGTCGAGGCGGGCGGGATCGTGCGCCGCGCGAGACAAGAACCGGTGAAGGGTAAACGACGCCTCCTCCGCGTGAACGCGAGCCGTCTCGAGCAACTTCGCGATCTCCTCCGCCCGATCGCTCGACGAGGCCAGCGCCGCGGCCATGCGTTCCGCTTCTTGAAGCCTCGCAATGGCCCCGGTCTTCCCGTCGTCGAGCAACGCGGCCATCTGCGTCAACAACTCAGCGATCTGATGCGCGCGCTTCAGGCGGTCCCGCTCGGCGCGCAATGCGTCCTCTTCACCGGGGCGAAGCCGGGCTTCCTCGAGTTCACGAACCTGGAGCGCATACAGATCCATCTGCTGCGCGCGCTCCCGCTCCGACACCTGAGCCTGGCGCCACTGACGCAACGCGTCCTGCCACGCGCGATAGGCTTCGGCGCAAGAGGCTGCGAGCTCTTCGTGCTGACCATAGAGATCGAGCAGGCGGCGCTGATACGACGGCGTCATGAGGGCGATGGATTCGTGCTGATCTTGGAGTTCAACTAACGTATCCCCTAGCTCGCGGAGCATCTGCACCGTGACGGATCGGCCGTTGACACGGTTTTGTGCCCGACCGCTCGAATGAAATGTCCGGGAGACCACGATCTCGCCGCTGTGATCGATACCCCACGACGAAAGGAGCCGCTCCGCCGCCTCGTTCGCCTGGATGTCGAATACCGCTTCAACCACAGCCGGCGAGCCGTCCGGCGGAATGGGGCTCGGAACCCGCCCGCCCAAGATGGCGCGGGTGGCGTCCAGGACGAGCGACTTACCCGCCCCTGTCTCACCCGTTAGAACGTGCAGGCCGCGATCGAGTTGAAGCCGCAATTCGTCAATCAGCACGAAGTGGCGCACGTACAACTCCTGCAGCATGTCCTCGCGCCCCCTCAGGTCGAGGATGGATCTCCGTGAAGCTTGCTTCGCAGTACGCCAAAAAACTCGCGGTCCGGCAATCTCACGAGCGTCGCTTGGAATGGAGCCTTCCGAACCAGTACCTCGTCTCCAGCAAGAAGCCGCATGCCCTCCTGTCCGTCGACTGCAAGCTCCACATCGCCGTGCCGCGCGTGCACGGAGAGCCGCACCCATGAGGACGCGTCGATCACGCACGGCCTCGAAAACAGCGTGTGCGGACATACGGGTGTCAGAACCATCACCTGCAGATGCGGACTTACGATGGGACCGCCGCAGGACAGCGAGTACGCAGTGGATCCGGTGGGCGTCGCGACGATCATGCCGTCGCCCGTGTACGTGTCGACGTACACGTCGTCCACGTGCACGTCGAGCGTCACCATGCGCGCAAATGAGCCCTTGCCCACCCCGACGTCGTTGAGCGCCGTGAAGCGCGCAATTTCCTGGAGATCCCGATATACGAACGCCTCGAGCATCAGGCGAGTCTCGAGGTTGTATTCGCCCGCCACGATCCGCTCGAGCGCGATCTCCAGTTGCGAAGGTTCCGACTCCGTCAAAAACCCGAGGTGGCCGATGTTTACACCAAACATCGGGACATGAAAAGGCGACAACTGGCGGGCCACGCCGAGCAACGTGCCGTCTCCACCGAGCACGATGACGAGCTCACACGATTTCAGCTCTGGGTGCGTCTCGACAATCGCGGTGTCGTGATCGATGGGCACATCAACCACACGAATCCCCGTTCGTTCCAACTGTCGACAAATGTCGGTCCGAACCGAACACGCTGCCTCCTTGTGCACATTGTACAACAGGCCTATTTGGCGCAACGTCCTCCCCCATCCTCAGCCGTGCTTCCACGCGATGAGCGCCACGAGCGCGCCACCAAGCGCCCAAAGGACGCGATGAACCGCTTCTTTGCGCCGGACGTGGCGCGGGCGATTCCACTCGTACACCGCGGTCTGGACGGACTCCTGCATCACATCGATGACGATCACGCCGCTCGCTCCATGCAGCAAGGCGACCAACGCATACCGCTCATGCAACTCCTGTTCGGAGACCGGCTCCGTGCGAACAAAAACAGCATACTCCCGCCCTTCTTTGCGCGCAATGAAGTCCGGGCGAAGAGATCCGGACCATTGGCCGGACGTCATTCGGGTCACGTGGGTGACACCTTCGCTCCCCTTGAGAAGCTCGTAGCCATTCGCCTCAAGCCATCGCCGCCCCATGGTCTTGAGACCTTCCACGGGAGTCTCTTCGTCCCGACGCCAAAGCGACGCCGCGAGCGATCTCAGCCAAAGCGCCATCGCCGCCAGGGCGCATACCAGCGCAAGTGAGGAAATCATGCCGTGCCCCCGTTCGAGTCGGTGCCGCTCTTCAGGCGGGCCCATGCGGCCTCGACAACCCGATGGCTCTCCGTCATCCACCGCCTGGTCTCGTCCGGATCCGGGTGCATGCGGAACCAGCCGAGAAACTCGAGGTTGCCATCTCCGCCCGTGATGGGTGAATACGTGAGCCCTCGGCAACACCAACCCCTAGATTCGATACTCTTCAGGATGTCCAGGAGCACGGCCCGATGAACCTCCGGATCGCGCACGATGCCGCCTTTGCCGACCCGTTCCCGCCCGGCTTCGAACTGGGGCTTGATCAGCGAAACGATGTCGGCGTCAGGGAGGCATACCTCGGACAACTTGGGGAACAACAGGCGAATGGAAATGAAGGACACGTCCATCACGGCCAGATCCGGACGAGGGTCGAATTGTGCCGCGTCGACGTAGCGAAAGTTGGTGCGCTCCATCACGCGCACTCGTTCGTCCTGGCGCAGCCGCCACGCCAGCTGACCGTAGCCTACGTCGACCGCGTAGACCAACCGGGCACCCCGCTGCAACAGGCAGTCGGTGAACCCGCCCGTCGACGCACCGACGTCGATGGCGATGCGACCATTCACCTCGATGCCGAACGTATCGAGCGCGCGCTCCAGTTTCAACCCACCGCGCGACGCGTATTCTCGGTTGGGCCGCTCCACCTCGACGTGCGCGCTGTCCGCGACCTTGAAGCCCGGCTTGTCGGCGCGCACGCCGTCCACGCGCACGAGCCCAGCCATGATGGCTCGCCTCGCAGCTTCGCGGCTCGCATACAGCCCCCTCGCCACCAACAGGAGATCCAGCCTCGTCTTGTTCATCGATCCCGCCCCCGATCCCGGCGCCGAGGTCTCCGCCTACGCGACGGATCTCGCCGGCCGAAGAGCATGGCGAACGATTCCCACACGCGGGCGGCGAACAGGATGATGGGCGTCGGGGAGTGAATGGCGATGGTCTTTCCGATGGCCTTGCCTCCCACGGTGAGCGCGGTGATGACCGCGGTGATGCCAATGCGAAGCGCCTCCGTGGCCCATCCGTGCGCCTGAATTGCCTGGATGACCTGCACGCTCACCGCCAGCGCGCCGGCGCCACTCAGGACACCGGCGATGTCGCCGATGACGTCGCTGCACACGCTCGACACCTTCTCCGCGTTGCGCACGATGACAATGGCACGGCGAGCGCCAAACACCCGCTCCGCCGCCATGGCGTGAAACGGGGTCTCCCGCGCCGCCGCGGCCGCCATGCCGAGCATATCGAACAGCGCACCCACCAGGACGATCACGACGACGATGGACGCACCCACGTACCAGCGCGCCGCATTGAGAAAAATCGTCGAGGTATCGAAAACCGCACTGATGGGCAAGGTCAGTGCGGCAATGGTCAGCGCAAAGGCGTAATTTGCAGTTTTCGAAGTCGTCTTTCTCACGCGCGCTCCCTCGGCGCCGCCGCAGGACTGCGGCGGCGCCACTCCTGTATGTATCGATGCCCGGGTGGCAACTCCCTGAGTAAACGCTGTGGCTTAGGTCCAGTAGGTTTTCCCAGGCGCTCACCGAGACGTCGCCGTCCCGGCGGTTTCCCTTTCAGAGCGCCTTGGCCGCGTCGCCGACAGCCAGACTGGATTACCACTTAGTCCACACTATAATCCTCAGGGAGCCTCGCCTCGTGGCGAACAGTCTAGGCGTTTTCCGCGACAACCGCTCCCGCGCCCTAGCCTCTTTTGCAGTACGGATTTCACCCAGCACCGGTGGTCGCGCCGTGGCCGCGGCCGACCACCTGAATTCCTGGGATCCTTCAGTACCACTCAAGGCAGGCTACGCTGCACACAGATTGCCTCCGCATGCAGGTTCATCCCCCAAGCCATAGCAAAAACCAACGTTCTGGCTACGAACTTGGGCCTCCGCGAAGGCTGGGTCGCGTCCCGCATGCCATTGCGGGCTGCCCAACCTTCTTAACTCCCAGCATGAGCCCAGGGCTGGGCGCCCCAAGCCCACACCAGGAACTTCATCGATGTGCCCTTTGACGGATTTTTAGCCCCGTCTTCAGGCGCGGACGGTTGACTAGAATACTGCGCCACCCGAAGGGACGTTTCGTCGGACTCCATCCGTTGTCATTATACCACACACCCCGCGGCCTCCGCAGAGGGAGACGCTGGTGCCCCGTCCATCCCAATGCGAGCCGCCGTCAGCGATCCCGTTCGACGATGAGCGCCTGAAGCGCTCGTAGCGGTTCCGACCGCACCCCGACCTCCGCCAACGCTTGCTCGCCGCGGCGAATGACGTCCCGCGCCATCTGGCGCGTCTTCTCCACGCCGACGAAGCGCGGATAGGTCAGCTTGCCCTCTTCGGCG
This window harbors:
- the spoIVB gene encoding SpoIVB peptidase; this encodes MAGWLRALKVAVLVAATALLWIPPVRQLVELPTSVEMSTDDEIALRSFHPFSMHAWVRPVDPPGAVTVTADAGDFDVTDRIFGFIPWRTRVHVEPAERVIVGGQAVGIRLLSEGPMVIGYRRATQGISLAEAHHIEVGDVILSVDGVPVHTAKDLQAALRDKRAPFRLLVARGDKLREIEIRDVHGVPELGVYVRDKAVGVGTLTFYDPATGRFAALGHLVTDADTGQPIQGHGSVYPAAILGIQAGKAGQPGEKKGVFRGVNREVGEIDENTPYGVFGRMDAAFATRTSPLPGPIPVALPGQVHPGPAVLYTVLHGEKIEAFQVVIEHTARQMSPSTKSMIIRVVDPRLLQAAGGIVQGMSGSPIVQDGRLVGAVTHVFVSDPVRGYGVYAYWMLHPHQHELTFAPTAAERAQAA
- a CDS encoding M48 family metallopeptidase codes for the protein MDLKIVRNHRGQIAAYELQVDQEAFLIRVRAGRPRQKRIVLRADERGFSVSAPRWAPWNLVEKVIRQNVSWLRETQAKTFTAMPQLKVGDEIRILGQPYVIRTWAKTGCDIDHATHIVWVAEYADDVHAQVYAMLRELALKHLPRRAMMWAENMALRPSRIGVKAQRSRWGSCTSKGHIYLNWRLIQAPEAVVDYVVIHELAHLAHMNHGPEFWKLVERFMPNWQAQRTWLRLHGSELFRLDPEAKP
- the recN gene encoding DNA repair protein RecN encodes the protein MLQELYVRHFVLIDELRLQLDRGLHVLTGETGAGKSLVLDATRAILGGRVPSPIPPDGSPAVVEAVFDIQANEAAERLLSSWGIDHSGEIVVSRTFHSSGRAQNRVNGRSVTVQMLRELGDTLVELQDQHESIALMTPSYQRRLLDLYGQHEELAASCAEAYRAWQDALRQWRQAQVSERERAQQMDLYALQVRELEEARLRPGEEDALRAERDRLKRAHQIAELLTQMAALLDDGKTGAIARLQEAERMAAALASSSDRAEEIAKLLETARVHAEEASFTLHRFLSRAAHDPARLDEIEERLALIRRLSRKYGATTEEMLAHLERARAQLDAWSKHEERIAELEAEVERREAAYRDIAERLHKARVRAARSLGAAISSSLARLSMAHAECEIEVRPRVDAPTEHGWDEIRFLFRANPGQPLMTLQKVASGGELSRMLLAVKVVIANLERTDTLIFDEIDQGVSGEAALRVAEMLRELGREKQVLCVTHSPQVAAAGYVHYLVAKASDAERAISRVTRLDDGGRIEEIARLLGSDLSDATARMHARALLESFRSQST
- the hemQ gene encoding hydrogen peroxide-dependent heme synthase, coding for MPAPHTLEGWYVLHDFRVIRREAWKKTDPHTAAAVLRDFGAFVQGELEAQRARLGQLWAVRHCGHKSGSAVLYMRPTIGELNDVKARFEATRLANFTDRAYSYVSVVELGGYLAKPGVDVEQDEALQLRLKPPVPEMRYVCFYPMNKRRTHPDNWYMLDEGERRKHLMAHGQIGRQFAGKVKQIISGSVGLDDWEWGVTLYADDPIHFKKLIYEMRFDESSARFAEFGPFYIGEQVDVEGLTTWMMTLHG
- a CDS encoding NAD(+)/NADH kinase; its protein translation is MRQIGLLYNVHKEAACSVRTDICRQLERTGIRVVDVPIDHDTAIVETHPELKSCELVIVLGGDGTLLGVARQLSPFHVPMFGVNIGHLGFLTESEPSQLEIALERIVAGEYNLETRLMLEAFVYRDLQEIARFTALNDVGVGKGSFARMVTLDVHVDDVYVDTYTGDGMIVATPTGSTAYSLSCGGPIVSPHLQVMVLTPVCPHTLFSRPCVIDASSWVRLSVHARHGDVELAVDGQEGMRLLAGDEVLVRKAPFQATLVRLPDREFFGVLRSKLHGDPSST
- the spo0A gene encoding sporulation transcription factor Spo0A; translation: MKILLADDHHEFAELLSEFISGQPDMEVCGIAHNGTEVLHLVRETGPDVLILDIIMPVLDGLGALERLSEVTDHPPKVIMLTAFGQESVTRRAAELGVSYFILKPFDMPVLAERIRQVMFEAPAPVAATSQVVATSMSAPSPSSRRSIDAQITQIIHEIGVPAHIKGYHYLREAIGLVYEDVEILGSITKVLYPKIAQRFKTTPSRVERAIRHSIEVAWGRGNMEAIRRVFGYTVSAAKTKPTNSEFIAMIADRLRMEHRVG
- a CDS encoding M20 family metallopeptidase yields the protein MVDLAREVEAIRGDLVAWRRHLHEHPELSFQERETAAFIEQELTKMGAFEISRPTETSVVARLVTGRPGRVLALRADIDALPIEEDTGLPFASKNPGVMHACGHDGHTAMLLGACKVLAAHRDQLRGEIRFIFQHAEELTPGGAQELVDAGVLNGVDAVIGQHLWQGMESCRIGVRAGELMAAPDTFHIRIIGQGGHAAQPHLTVDPIAIGAQIVVSLQQLASRRVDPFEPFVLSVTKFVGGTADNVIPNEVELCGTVRTFREERRTWAAQAMEALIKGIAEAQGASYEFRYERGYRPVVNDPELTAFVRATLEEEFGDLVTDAEPTMGGEDFSAYQTVVPGTFFFTGIRRSDRDAYPHHHPRFDIDENALVVGCRALVALATKYLGQA
- a CDS encoding TlyA family RNA methyltransferase, encoding MNKTRLDLLLVARGLYASREAARRAIMAGLVRVDGVRADKPGFKVADSAHVEVERPNREYASRGGLKLERALDTFGIEVNGRIAIDVGASTGGFTDCLLQRGARLVYAVDVGYGQLAWRLRQDERVRVMERTNFRYVDAAQFDPRPDLAVMDVSFISIRLLFPKLSEVCLPDADIVSLIKPQFEAGRERVGKGGIVRDPEVHRAVLLDILKSIESRGWCCRGLTYSPITGGDGNLEFLGWFRMHPDPDETRRWMTESHRVVEAAWARLKSGTDSNGGTA